The sequence below is a genomic window from Sphingobacterium sp. ML3W.
TAAATCGAATTCCATCTCAACATAATGATCATAGAAAGTGGTATTTTGCTCTGGATCTAGAACTTCTAATAGTGCCGATGATGGGTCACCTTTGAAATCTGCACTCATCTTATCGATTTCATCCAATACAAAAACTGGGTTTGATGCGCCTGCTTTTTTTAACGATTGGATGATACGCCCTGGCATTGCACCAATATAAGTCTTACGGTGTCCTCGTATCTCTGCTTCATCGCGAACTCCTCCAAGAGCCATTCTCGTATATTTACGTCCTAAAGCTTTTGCAATAGACTTACCCAGCGATGTTTTACCAACCCCCGGAGGGCCTACCAAGCACAGAATAGGTGCTTTCATATTGTTTTTCAATTTCAGAACAGCCAAATATTCAATGATACGTTGTTTGACCTTATCTAGCCCGTAATGATCTTTATCCAAAACTTTCTGTGCTCTGTTAAGGTCAAAATTATCTTTCGTGAATTCATTCCAAGGCAAGTCAAGTAGCAATTCCAAGTAGTTAATCTGTACAGAATAATCTGCAGCTGCCGGATTGATACGTGCCAGTTTTTCAATTTCTTTATCGAAATGCTTAGCTATAACTTCATTCCATTTTTTCTTGGATGCTCTTTTTCGAAGCTCGATTATCTCCAAATCAGGAGTATTGCCACCCAATTCTTCTTGAATTGTCTTCAATTGTTGGTTCAAGAAATAATCACGCTGCTGTTTATCTAAGTCTACTCTAACTTTATTCTGAATCTGATTCTTTAATTCTAAAATTTGAATTTCTGAAGTTAAGAACTCTAATAGTAGACGTGCTTTCTCATCTGCATTTAAAAGCTCTAATAATTGTTGTTTTTGAATTAAATCAACATTGATATTGGAAGAGATAAAATTAATTAAGAAAGTAGGACTTTCAATATTTTTGATTGCGATACCTGCCTCGCTTGGTAGGTTTGGCGATAATTGAATAATCTGAAGCGCCATCTCTTTTAATGTCGCAATCAAAGCTTTGAACTCCTTCGTTGATTTAGGCTTCTCTTCTTTATATTTTTCTACGTTTGCTTTGAGGTAAGGTTCAGTCTGAACTGCTTCTAGCAGTTTAAATCGCTGTTTACCTTGTAATATAACGGTCGTATTACCGTCAGGCATTTGTAATACCTTGATGATATGTGCTACTGTTCCTATTTGATATAATTCATCGATGGTAGGGTCTTCCATAGACATGTCTTTCTGAGCAACGACACCTATGGTTTTATCTCCTTGATAAGCTTCTTTAACTAATTTGATAGATTTATCGCGTCCAACTGTAATCGGAATTACCACACCTGGGAACAAGACTGTATTGCGTAAGGACAAAATAGGGAGTGACTCCGGAATTTCTGCATTGCGCATTTCATCTTCATCGTGCAGACTTAATAATGGAAAGAACTCGGTATCTTCAGATATAATGGGAATCGCCTGATTGAAATCAAATGTTTCGAATTTGCTCATATTATGTTCGGGTATATTTATGTTTTTATGTCAGTTTATGACAACATGTCGCAAAACTGCTAAAAAGTTATTTTTAAATAATGAATTAGGCTATTGCAAGTAAGGTGCCAAGCTCGTATTTGAATTTGAATCACACAATAAGACACTCCTATAAGAAAAAAAGGCAGTCTATGCTACTATTTTTGTCAGATTATTTCGTTTAAATATTGTGTAAATAGGCATAATAATTGTAATATTGAATGCGAATATGGCGTTGTAGGTTAGTGCGGAATCATTATAATTATGAAAGCACATACTAAATGCTTGAATATAAATTAAATACTTTAAAATGAAACGTAATTATTTAAATATGAATCTTAAATCGATTAAATTAGGCTTATTTACTGGCGCATTTGCTTTGATGTCGCTTTCAACCCAAGCACAGACTGCAAAAGAAGAGGAACACTCCAATCCAAATGTTCGTTTAGGTCAAAAAGCGCTATTAGATGGTGACTTTAAAAATGCAGCAATCTATTTAGAGAAATCTTTGCCTCAAGAAAGTAAAGATCCTCATGTATTATACATGTTAGGTTACTCTCAGTTTCAGAACGGCGATTTCAAGAAAGCTGCAGAATCTTTTGGTAAAGTCGTGACTTTAGATAGTAAAAATTCAAATGGTTACTATTTCAAAGGAAAAGCAAATAATAATTTAGCTACACAGACTTCTACTAAATTGAGTAGTGCTGCACGCGAATCATTATTGAAATCGGCAATCGAAGATTATTCGAAAGCAATCGCAATTAACGCTAATGATGTAAAATTATTTCAAAACAGAGCATTGGCATACCGTGATTATGGTATCTTAGTGGGTACAGCTGGTGTTGCTAATTATAACAAAACAGCAGCAACTGAAGCTTACAATAATGCGGTGAAAGATTACGAAAAGGTATTAACTTTTGATGCTTCACGTAAAGACATTCAATCGGAGATTAAGAAAGCGAAAATTTATCGTGACAACTTAAAATAGTCGTGATTATAATGCATTAAAAAAAGCGCTGTATAATTATTATACGGCGCTTTTTATGTAATAATCCAGTAAGATAGGTTTAACAATTATTTGTTAATCGTGTTTTAATCTTCCTGTTATTTTATAATGGCTTTTACCTAAAACCAATATATCCTGTTTTTTTTCAATTTGATAACTCGAGTCTACATCATAAGTCAGCTGTTCATTGCTAGAGTATAAACTATTATCAACTTTCCTTCTGATGACCACCTGTTTTATTTGGCCATCATTATCCTGTTCAATAGCTAAATATTGAATTGCCAATTGGGGCTTTTTCGCCTGATAAGTAATTTTACAATCAACTTCCTTAAAATCATAAAGATTAGAATCGGCATCTTGTGTGATATCGGCAGATATAAATCCACTGAGCTCATTTTGCCAATTGGAAATCCGCAATGATTTAACTTCCTTATCTTCATCCTTGATGACTGTTTTTTCAACGAGGGGATTTAATTTTGTTAATTTTTCAATCTCTCCATTGAAAAATGAATCTAAAGATAGCGTGGAGCCTTTACTGTATTTTGCCTTTTTATCAGTCTGGCAGGACCAAAATAGCAAAGCACTCCCAAGTAATAAGGGTAGTGCTTTGCCTATATATCTGTTTTTCATATTTAGTCTTGTACTAATACCTGACCATTCATCTCAACTGGAATTTCTACTTGCAACAATTTCAATATCGTAGGTGCAATATCACCCAATTTACCATCTTTAACTTGTTTGTAATCTTTATCAATCAATATGCACGGCACAAGATTGGTCGTGTGTGCTGTGTTAACTGAACCATCAGCATTGAGCATGAATTCGGAGTTACCATGGTCGGCAATGATGATAAAGGAATAACCGTACTGCAGACCTTTCTCTACGACTTGTTTAGTACAATTATCTACGGTCTCTACGGCTTTAACTACAGCATCAAATACACCAGTATGACCCACCATGTCTGGGTTGGCAAAATTCAAACAAATGAAATCTGGCTGTGTTTCTTCAATATCTTTTACAATCGCAGCAGTAATACCTTCTGCAGACATTTCAGGCTGTAAATCGTATGTTGCCACCTTTGGAGATGGTACTAATAAACGATGTTCACCTTCAAACTCCTGCTCGCGACCTCCTGAAAAGAAGAAAGTAACATGTGGGTATTTTTCTGTTTCGGCGATACGAACCTGTGTTTTGTGATTTGCAGCTAAAACTTCACCAAGGGTATTTGTTAAGTTATCTTTGTGGAAGATGACCTTCACATTTTTAAACGTCTCGTCATAAGATGTCATAGTCACATAATACAAATCTAGCGGCTTTAAATCATATTCTGGAAATGCTTTTTGTGTCAATGCTATGGTAATCTCACGACCGCGATCTGTTCTGAAGTTGTAACAAATCACAACATCACCATTTTGAATGGTAGCTACAGGCTTATCATCTGCATTTGTCAAAACAAGTGGTTTGATAAACTCATCCGTAATATTTTGGTCGTACGAGTCTTGAATTGCATGTAATACGTCTTTTGTACCCGTACCACTGCCATGAACCATTAAGTCATATGCTAATTTCACGCGTTCCCAACGGTTGTCGCGGTCCATTGCATAATAACGTCCTATTGCAGACGCTAAAGTACCTACGGATGATGGTAAGAAATCTTGTAAAGCTTTTACATAAGTCAATCCTGAATTAGGGTCGGTATCACGTCCATCTAGAAATGCATGAATAAAGACTTGGTCTGAAGTCAACCCTGCATGCTTTGCAGCATCACAGAGACCACGTAAGTGACTCGTATGTGCGTGTACGCCACCGTCAGACAATAGGCCTATAAAATGTACTTTCTTGTTATTCGCTAAAGCATATTTAAATGCGTCTTGAATAGTTGTATCTGTATTGAAGATACCATCGCGAACTGCCTTGTGTATACGCCCTAGCTCTTGATAAACAACACGTCCAGCACCTAAATTCATATGTCCTACTTCAGAGTTTCCCATCTGACCTTCAGGTAATCCAACGGCCTCACCTGAAGCTTCTAGTTTTGAATTAGGATAGGTTGCTTTTAAATAATCTAAATAGGGTGTATTCGCTGCATATGCTGCATCGGACTCATCTTCTTTTCCGTATCCTAATCCGTCTAGGATTAATAGTGCTACTTTTTTTTCCATAATTATATAAGCAAATATAATTTAAAACAACTGATAATTCAAGACTATAGGGTCGGGAATGAAAATTTAATGTTTTTTTAATGTAAATTTTATATAAATTTGGCACTGTTTGTGTTGCCTATTTATCAAATCACTATAGCTAGTCTTACTTATTACTATTGAGCAAGTTCTCGGACGAAACGGTGTTTTAAATTGTTTTGTTTAAATGAAGAAAATTACATTAATTATTTGCCTTTCCGTTTGCATGTTTATGCATTTGTTTGTTAACAACAATAGCGGGTACGCTAAAGTTTGCTACCACTCACCATATATTTTGGCACCCGATATGTCTGATATGAATGATGCTCTTTTGTTGCATTTGAGAGCTGGGAGTGCTAAAAATTTAGCGCGCTTTTTTGGGTCGAATGTGACCTTATCCATCCTAAATGAAGATGGGTTATATTCCAAATTTCAAGGGGAAATGCTTTTGCAATCTTTCTTCTCAAAAAATAAACCAAGTACGGTAAAGTTGCTGCAAAAAATAACGAATAAAACCAATTATAGTTATTACGTTTATCAACTAACAAGTAATAAAAATTCATTTCGACTTTTTGTTAAAGTCAGTTTATCGAAAAATATCGAAACAATCGAAGAATTTCGAGTTGAAAAACAGGCTTCTAAATAATATTTCCAAATTATTTTCTTGAATAAAATTTAAATTTCCATCTTCGCTATATAATTTGTGAGGATTCATGATGGAAAAAAAGGAATATATAAAAAAATTTGTTCACGAGGCTATTCTAGAAGACGTGGGGGATGGCGATCATACAACGCTATCGACCATACCAAAAGATAAGATAGGTGAGGCTAAATTGATCGTAAAAGAAGATGGTATTCTTGCTGGAGTAGAAGTTGCTTTAGAAATCATCAAGCAGATTGATGCTACCCTGGCTTATGAAGTCTTCATCCAAGATGGGAGCGCAGTCAAAGTAGGTGAGATCGCCTTTGTCTTAAAAGGGAAAATCCATAGCATTCTTATAGCAGAACGTTTGATTCTGAACGTGATGCAACGCATGAGCGGAATCGCGACGACGACTCATCGTTATGCCAAGTTATTAGAAGGTACCAAAACAAAAATTTTGGATACACGTAAAACAACTCCTTTACTTCGTTTGTTAGAGAAGGAAGCCGTCAAGATTGGGGGAGGTACCAACCATCGTTTTGGTCTGTACGATATGATTTTGATTAAAGACAATCATGTGGATTATAGCGGTAGTATAACACAGGCTCTAGAAAGCGCCAATGCTTATAGAACGACCCTTAATAAGCCTATTGATATCGAAATTGAGGTTCGAAATTTTGACGAACTAGATGAAGTTATTACCTTTGGACAGGTTGATCGCATCATGTTGGACAATTTTAGCCCTGCTGATGTAAGGAAAGCGGTCGATATAATTGCAGAAAGATTTGTCACTGAGGCTTCTGGAGGAATTACAGAAGAAACACTTCAAGACTATGCAGCTGCAGGGGTAGATTATATCTCAGTAGGGGCATTGACACATTCTGTCAAAAGTTTGGATTTAAGTTTAAAAGCCAAATTAATTTAGGACTTAACAATAATTAATGATTTCTATTTATTTAGTAAGTGCAGTATTACTAGCTTATTTATTTGGTTCGATTCCTACTGCGGTATGGTTTGGGCAAGCGTTTTACGGTGTTGATGTAAGGGAGTATGGAAGTGGAAATGCTGGTGCAACTAATACCTTTCGTGTTTTAGGTCCTAAAGCAGGTGCTGTGGTGATGTTTGTCGACATTTTTAAAGGTTATACCGCTACGAATCTTGCTTATTTAATTGAAGTTGGGCAAAGTACCAGCAACATTCAATTTGTGAATTATCAATTAGCCCTTGGTGTAATTGCCGTTTTAGGTCATTTATTTCCAATTTTTGCGGGTTTTAGGGGAGGAAAGGGTGTAGCCACACTCTTTGGAATGATCTTAGCTATCCATGCTCCAGCAGCTTTGTTATGTGTATCGATTTTTAGTATCATTCTATTAACGACACATTACGTATCATTGAGCTCCATAATGGCTGGTTTCACTTTTCCATTTAGTATAGCATTTCTATTTAAAACTTCGATTCCTTCTGTATTGCTCTATGGGATAGCTATTTGTGCGCTGATCTTAATCACCCATCAAAAGAATATCGAGCGTTTACTGAAAGGACACGAATCTAAAGTTTATCTTTTTAAAAGGAAAAAGGGTACTTAGGCATAAGAATTGCATTTACTATTTGCTTAAGCAGTATATAAAACAAAATATGAAAAAGGCTTTTAAATATACAAGTATGTTCTTAATTGGAGCTACTTTGGCATCTTGTTCGACTGTTCCTATTACAGGACGCAAACAGTTAAGTCTGGTTAGCGATAGTCAGATCCAAGAGCAAGCCGCTTCTTCGTATAAACAATTTTTAAATTCGTCTAAAACACGTGTTATTACGGGTACTAGTCAAGCTACGATGGTCAAAAAAGTAGGAAATAAATTAGCAATAGCTGTTAATCAATATTTGACTCAGCAGGGAATAGCAGATCAATTTAATTTCAACTGGGAATTTAACCTTGTACAAAGTGATGAAATAAATGCTTGGTGTATGCCTGGCGGGAAGGTGGCTATCTACACAGGTATTTTGCCTGTTACGCAGAATGAAACTGGGTTGGCTACAGTAATGGGGCATGAGATTGCGCATGCGATCGCAAGACATTCGATGGAACAAATGTCTAGACAATATGCTACACAGGCTCTTGGAAACGTTTTAGGAGTAGCTACCTCAGGTAGTTCTTATGCTGGAATCGTTAATGCTGCATATGGTATTGGTGGTCAATTGACCTCTTTAAAATATTCGAGAGGAAATGAGTCTGAAGCAGACCGTATGGGACTTGTGATCATGGCAATGGCAGGTTACAACCCGAGTGAAGCCGTTAAATTTTGGGAACGTATGTCGAGTGGTAGTACTAAAGGTAATCCTGAATTCTTGAGCACTCACCCAAGTGACGCTAGACGCATCAGCGATATACAAAAATTGCTTCCTGAAGCTTTAAAATATTACAAAAAATAATTATTTGCATACAAATAATTTGAAAGAGGTCCGAGGACCTCTTTTTTTGTTCTATATAACACCATGCTGAACGTGCATTGGCTTAATTATTGCCTCTCCATATTTATTATACTTAAATAAATTAATTATGGGAATGACAGATTTAATAACAGGCGGTTTAGGTGATAAAATGGCTGCTGGATTGTCCAAAAAATTAGGAATAGATTCTACTAAGGCGACCTGGATTTTAGCAATTGCTGTCCCCTTAATTGCGGGAGCGATTAAATATAACCAAAGTAAAGGTGACAGTAATCAAGCAAAGGGGTTTGCAGACGCTTTGGACACCAAACACGATGGCGCCATTTTGGATCATGTAGATAAAGTAATCGAACAAGGGCCTACGGATGATGGCAATAAGATTGTTCAACATATTTTTGGTAGCAAGACAGAATATGTAGCTGAAGGATTAGCTCAAAAAAGTGGTTTTAGTTCCGCTCAAATAACAGGTGTATTGGCTACTATAGCGCCAATTGTAATGGGTTATTTAGGTAAGGAGAAATCTAATGAGGCACAAAACGGCAATAACAATCCGTTAGGTGATATCTTGGGCGGTTTTTTAGGCGGAAATAACGCAAGTTCTGGTGGCTTGGGTGGAATGCTTGGAAATATATTTGGTGGAGATAAAAAAGTTGAAAATGAGAATCCTACATCTGGAGGATTGACAGATAAAATTTCGGATTTCTTTGATAAGAATAAAGATGGGAGTGCTATTGATGACATTATCGGTATGTTCACCAAAAATAAATAAACGCTAAAACTCTTTTCTTTACGGGTTGTTATTTTATATATAATATATACAATTATGGAATATAGAAATAAATATGATTCTGCTACTGTCGCGTTGGAAAAACTGAAAGATGACGGCTATGTTATTGATTATAATATTGAGCTGAAGCCTTTAATTGCAAATCCAACCAACTATAAAATTGATTATATCTATCGTTATGAAGGGGATTCGAACCCTGACGATGAAAATACGGTTTATGGTATCACAGAAAAGAGCGGTGGCACTCGCGGTGTTTTAGTAGTTGGAAATTTATCATTTGTTGAAGGTGACCTACGAGATGTTATCATCAATCTCGAAATGTCTTACAAACAAGAATTATAACGTAAATAAAGCATTATAAAGGGAATATGGAATCCCTTTATAATGCTATCAATCATCGGGATAGTAAAATCTTAATGATTTCGGACAACTAGGCTACCTTGATGCTCGTCTTTAACAATTTTGATGGAAGCAGGAATACGCTCCTGAAGCTCGTCGACATGTGATATTATACCGACAATACGATTCTCTTTATGCAGCGAGTTAAGTGTTTCAAAAATTAGATTAACGGATTCTGTATCTTGAGTTCCAAACCCTTCATCAATAAAAAAGAAGTTCTTTTCATTTTTGTTGAGACTGCGTGTACTCTCGGCCAATGCTAATGCAAGACAGAGAGAAGCTTGGAAAAACTGACCTCCCGATAATGTCCTGACAGACCTTGATTTACCACCATTCAGATGGTCTATTACTTCAAAATCATTATCCGCATTTATCATTAATTTTAGGTGACCGCGTGTCAATCTCTCAAATCGTTGATTTGCAATCAGGCACAGATCCTCTAAGTATTGGGTCGAGATATAGTCAACAAATCCATTTCCCTTAAAAAGATTTGAAAGAACATTCAGATTTTTACTTCTAAGATTAAGTTTATCAAACTCGACCTGTAATTGCAATTTTTCAGCATACTTTTTTTGAGCGATTAAAACTTGGTCTTTGAGAGATTGCAATTGTCCAATCAGTTTTTCTTTATCTTGTTTTATTTGCTGCAATTCGAGACTTATAGCTGTAATTTGAGATATATCCACAGCTTCTTGTTGTACCTTTTCTTCCAATTGTAGTAATGCAGCCTGTATAATCGCATACTGCTCTTCGAATTGTTTAATGCGTGTTTCTTCTTTATCTAAATCAAGTTGTTGTGCTAAAATTTGTTGCACCTCTACCGCAGACGAATAATTATGTTGTTTTAGCAAATCGTTAATCTGTTTTTGCTGATTATCGATTTGTAAAAGGATTCCGCTCAATTGTAGTTTCAAAGATTTAGTTGCCGTTGAACAAGTTGCTTCTTCCACATTAAGACGATTAACTTCATCAGATAATTTCTTGTATGATTGCTCAGTATCATTGATAAACTTAATGGATTGTACAATTCGATTTTCAATATCTGAAAGAGGTAACTGGTGGTAGTCTGATACATTTAATTGTTTGATCAACTGTAAGTGGCTAGTCAACCTTCCTTCTATTGTTGATTTAGAAAGTATGATACTGTTAAGTACATTATTGTATTTATCTCTTTTACCTTTGAGAATTTCTTGCTCATTTTGGAGTTCTGTAAGTTTATCTTCAGCAGCTGTGCATTTTTTCTCTATTTCGGATACTTGCAGTTTCCATTTTTCAAATGCAGTTCGATCATGAGGGGTGAAATCTTCCCAAATAAATTGATTGAGGTGGGCTTGTTGATCAGTTAAAAGGATCTGTAATTTAGCTTGAAGTGTTTCTACGTCTTTTTTTAAGCTAATTAGATTGGTTTCTACCTGTATAAAATACTGTTTCTGTTGCTGTATTAGCTGTACTTCTGCAAGTAAAGCAACCTTCTGTGATTTCAAAGAATCAAGGTGCATGGAAACATCCTCTGTCTGCATAATATGTGGATGTTGTTCAGATCCACATAGCGGGCAGGCTTGTCCATTTGTCAAAGCATGCGTATAAGTGGCCAGTTGCTGTTGCACCAGTGCTTTATTTGCTTCAATTTGTAGTTTTTCCAACTCAATTGACAACAGGGTTTCCTTCTGTGACAGATTTTCTAACCATGTTTTGGAATCCAGGCCCTGTGTCAAAAATTGCTGCAATATAGTTTGAGTCTCAGTCTGTTTACCTGTTAATTCAAGCTTTATATCTCGTTGATTTTTAACTAATTGTTCTTGTTTACTATACCAGTCATTTATTACAATCAACAAGTCGCTCGGAATACGACTCAATTTTAACTGCTTTAGTTCAAACTGCCTATCTTGAATTAGAGCTAACTTATCTGCAATTTCTTTTTCTACTGAATGAAGGTGAACCTGCCCTTTAGCTATTCGCTCTGTATCCGATGCAATATCATGTTGCAACTGTAGAATCTGAATGATATTCTTTAAATCCTCAACTTCTATTTTTCTGCTGTCAAGTTTATTATAGAGAAGCTCTGTTTTCGTAAGTTCTTGATTTGTAATTAATAGTTTCGTGCTCACCCCATCCATTTGCTTCTGAGCATGTTCAGTATCTGTCTGCAATTGGATGGCTACTTGGTGATCTTTTCTTAAATCTTCAAATAGGTATTTAAAGATTCGCTCGACATGTCTAAAAACTTGAATCTGTCTTTTTAAAGTTGCAATATTATCTTGATTGGCATTAAGTTTAGCGAATATCTCCTTTTTAGATGCAATCTCTCGATAAAGTAATTGTACTTCTAGCAATTTTTGATATTGCTGATCTAAATTTGCATGTTTTTTGGAAACTAGCGCTAAAGTTGATTCTTCTTTCGATAGCTGTGTTACCAATCCCTCGATATTTTCAGCTGTATATTCATCCAGGATTTGAACTGCTCCTGAAATATTTTGAATTTTAAGATCAGTTTCTTTATTCAAAGAAGCAACTTTGTAAAATAGGTCATAATGATCCAGATTGAAAAGCTCTTTCATCATAGCGGATCGTTCTGCTCCCTTAAGTTCTAAAAATTCCTTAAACTGCCCTTGTGGAACAATAACAGTACGATTAAAATTCTTATAGGAAATGCCTAATATCTCTTCAGCATCTGTACTCTCCAAGGGTATCTTTTCACCATTTTCAAAAACATATGCTTTTCTAATTGGTGTGGTCACTTTTTCAAACTGCTTGCTATTTCTCCGCCAAGAAGCTTCAAATGCATATTTTTTATTCTCTTTCCCTATGAAATGAAATTCAATACGTAATTGATTGGAATTCAAATTCATCATATTATACGCCCTATTGTTGGTATTGAGCCTGTTGGTATTTGCAAATAATGCAA
It includes:
- a CDS encoding AAA family ATPase — translated: MLPLYLSIEGLYSYQTKQEIDFTSLTAAGLFGIFGKVGSGKSSVLEAITFALFANTNRLNTNNRAYNMMNLNSNQLRIEFHFIGKENKKYAFEASWRRNSKQFEKVTTPIRKAYVFENGEKIPLESTDAEEILGISYKNFNRTVIVPQGQFKEFLELKGAERSAMMKELFNLDHYDLFYKVASLNKETDLKIQNISGAVQILDEYTAENIEGLVTQLSKEESTLALVSKKHANLDQQYQKLLEVQLLYREIASKKEIFAKLNANQDNIATLKRQIQVFRHVERIFKYLFEDLRKDHQVAIQLQTDTEHAQKQMDGVSTKLLITNQELTKTELLYNKLDSRKIEVEDLKNIIQILQLQHDIASDTERIAKGQVHLHSVEKEIADKLALIQDRQFELKQLKLSRIPSDLLIVINDWYSKQEQLVKNQRDIKLELTGKQTETQTILQQFLTQGLDSKTWLENLSQKETLLSIELEKLQIEANKALVQQQLATYTHALTNGQACPLCGSEQHPHIMQTEDVSMHLDSLKSQKVALLAEVQLIQQQKQYFIQVETNLISLKKDVETLQAKLQILLTDQQAHLNQFIWEDFTPHDRTAFEKWKLQVSEIEKKCTAAEDKLTELQNEQEILKGKRDKYNNVLNSIILSKSTIEGRLTSHLQLIKQLNVSDYHQLPLSDIENRIVQSIKFINDTEQSYKKLSDEVNRLNVEEATCSTATKSLKLQLSGILLQIDNQQKQINDLLKQHNYSSAVEVQQILAQQLDLDKEETRIKQFEEQYAIIQAALLQLEEKVQQEAVDISQITAISLELQQIKQDKEKLIGQLQSLKDQVLIAQKKYAEKLQLQVEFDKLNLRSKNLNVLSNLFKGNGFVDYISTQYLEDLCLIANQRFERLTRGHLKLMINADNDFEVIDHLNGGKSRSVRTLSGGQFFQASLCLALALAESTRSLNKNEKNFFFIDEGFGTQDTESVNLIFETLNSLHKENRIVGIISHVDELQERIPASIKIVKDEHQGSLVVRNH